The region ACGACAGCCGACCGTCGGTGCCGACCGGAAACAGCCACTGAGAGGAGTTCCGGGCGGATTCGCCTGCGGTCCGGTCCGTATCCTGCAGCAAATGGCTGCGGAGCATTTCAAATTCATACCGCCAGTACTTCAACTGTTCCCAGGTCACGGCATGAAGTTGTCCAATCGCCTGTATCCAATTGGCCACGGCCCCCTTAATCTGCCGCTCCTCCCCTTTGTGAATAGCGGCCGAAATCGAGCTGCTGTAATCGGCCAAGACGATTCTTTTGTCGGAAGTGGCGGCAGGGATGTCGTCATAACTGTGAATCCAGGTGCCCGGTCCCACAAAGGAAACGGAAAGAGCGGTCTGCAGCATCTGTTGAAATCCGGTGTGAATGTCCTGCGGGAAGGAGACCCTGCCGCTGCAGGCAAAATGAAAACGCGCTCCAAGCACACGGTAGAGCGCCTCATTGATGGCTGTCAGCTTTCTGCTGTTGCCCCCAAAGTCACCGGTCAGCAGCAGCAGGATGCCATAATTGGGATCGGCATGCTTGAAGGCATATCCATTCCTGGAAGGACCGATAACCTCATTGCAGATGTTAAGCATTAAGAAATACAGCAGGTCAATATTCCTTCCGAATTTCTCCAGTACAATACGCGGCAGCGGATCAGAGATCAGCATCACGAGCTGGCATTCCCGGACGGCGGACCACTCGAAGGAGGCCTGAAGCTCATCAGCAACTATAGAGTAGCCATCCGGCTGTGAGACAACGCCTGACAGCATTTTGTCCCAATACATAGGCAGGGTTTTGTTGATCTCGACATCCCTGCGGATATTCAGCCGCCGCGCTTCATCATCTTTCCGCCACGTATCCACCGCATTGCGGAGTGCTTCCAGCAGTTCATTGCGGTTAATCGGCTTAAGCAGGTAGTCAAGTCCGCCGTGCCTCATCGTCTTGCGGATATAGGTGTAGTCATCATAGCCGCTGATCACAATCCTCTTCGATTCAGGCGCATGCTCCCCGATCCATTGCAGAAGCGTCAGGCCGTCCACATTGGGCATTTTCATATCCGTAAAAATAATCTCCGGCTGCTCACTCCGGATCAGCTCCATAGCCGCTGCCCCGTCGCAAGCTTCCAGCACATCGGTGATCTGATAATCTTCCCACTGGACCAGAAGCCGGATTGAATCTCTTACATCGGTCTCATCATCCACGATCAGTACTTTCATAGAGCCTGCCGTCCTTTCGTTGCGGGATTCTGATCACTACATAAAAGCCCGAAGGCTGGACCTGTCCTATCGATACCCCGGCCTCGTCATTAAAGAATAAGGAGAGTCTTGAGATCACATTGATCAGACCGATACTGCCCCCTACCGTTCCTCCGGAGGCTTCTTGCATCATGCGCTGCTTCAGCCGCTCCAGGTTCTCCGGCGAAATGCCCTGCCCGTTATCCCGGATTGAAAGAGTCAGCCCATCTTCGCCACTTTCCAGCTTAATGTCTATTTCGGCATTTTGCATCGATTCAAATCCATGCTTGAAGCAGTTTTCTACAAGAGGCTGCAGGATCATTTTGGGTACAAGCAGTTCCAGAGCGGAAGGTTCGGCAATGTCAATGGTGTAGTGCAGATGTTCCTTGAACCGCTGCTTCTGCAGCTCCAGATAGGCCTCCACATGAGCTATCTCTTTGGCGAGAGGGACAACGGACTCCTCGGTATTCATAGTGTAGTGCATCATTAGCCCGAGCGAGGAGGTCAGCTCGTATATCTTGGGCACCTTGTTGTGCAAGGCCACAGATCCGATGGACTGCAAGGTATTAAAGATAAAATGCGGATTGATCTGAGCCTGAAGCGCCTTCAGCTGGTTATCCTTGTTGGCAAGCTCCAGCCGGAGTTCCCGCATAATCAGATTGTCGATCGTATCGACCATATTCTTGATCGCACTGCCAAGCACACCGACCTCATCGCTGCGTTCCGAATCCCCATCAAACTGCAGCTTTCCCAATTTGATCCGCCGGATCGACTCAGTCAATTTCTTGATCGGGGTGGTTAGCTTAAGCGACACGTACAGCGTTGCCGCAACCGAAATGACCAGGAAGGTTATCAGGACAAGCACATTCATCCGAAGCACGCGTGAGGCGTTGTTGTATAGATAACTGTCCGGAATCTGCTTGGCTACAATCCAGGTCCGCCCGAACAGTTCAAATCTCTCGAAGACGACAATCCCCTGGAAGCCGCCGTTCTCTTGCCAGTAAAAGTGGCCGGAGCCATAGCTATAGCGGGCATGCTCCAGCCAGGCATAAGACGGCTTTTGCCCAATCTGACTTTCTTCGGAGGCATAGATGACGGTACCGGTATCATCCAGCAGATAGATGTTTTCTTCTCCCTTGTCATAGAGCATGTTCATGATATTACGAAAGCCGTCAAGCTTGAAGTCGATGGATACTATGCCGACCCTCTCTTTAAGCGGCGCCCGGTAGACCGGGCGATGAATGGTAAACACAGTGTTGGACGGGCTGTAGGGGAATTCCTCCATGCCGTAATTATGCGATGGGTGGGGCGGCTCCATATAGGGGTCATTTTTGTCCACCGGTTGAAGGAAGTGGCCGTCAAGACCGGCGTTGCCCGCCGTCCGCTTCAGATAGCCGTTGATCAGCAGCCAGGATTGATGGGTCAGGTCAGAGTAGAGATAGACCTGCTGAATATCCTTGGCCGACTGTTCAATGGCATGAAGACCGGAGTAAATATTAATCTCGACCAAAAAATCGCTGTAGCCCCGGTTCAGGATGTTATAGAGGCTATTTGGCATCTGAATATTGTTATATACGTACAGGGAAATGCTGTTCATCCCGCTGAGCAGATTGCTCAAGCTTGTAGTCCCTTGCCGGACCGTGTTTGAGTTTTCCCGGATAGCGTCTTCTTTCAACGAGTGCCTGGTATAGAAGTAGGAAATCAGGATAGATGCGGTGATCGGCAGGAGGATGGCGACCATCAGAAACATGCTCAACTTATAGCGGATGCTGCGGCGGAATTTCATGGCGGTCCCCCTCGCTCTACGAATTGGTTAACAGTCTAGCACCGCCTTGCAGGAAGGTCAATAGAAAGCCCCGGTGCTGAAATGGATATATGACCCATATCACGATTTTACACATTTTTGATCAATTACGGCTGTTTTTCGCTGGTGTGGCAGCAGCTATACTGAGATTGTAAAGCGCTTTCAAGAAAAACAAAACAGGGAGGTTATGGTATGAAACGATTTTGGTCCCTCTTCTTGACCGGCTCCTTAACGATCGCGGTTGCACTGTCCGGTTGCTCCGGTAATAACTCCAAGGCAAACGAGACGGCAGCCGGAACCCAGGATGGCGGCAACGCAGGCAAGGATGAGATTACCCTCTACACTATTCAGTCCACGAATCCTAAATTTCAGGATTGGCTCAAAGAAGCGGAGGAAAAGAGTGGCGTGAAGATCAACTGGGTCGCCGCGCCGACCGATTCGGACACCCGCCAGCAGAAGGTATCGACGATCCTTTCCTCCGGTGACAATACCGTTGACATCCTTGAGATCAATGATGAAATGGCAACCTCTTTTAAAAATGCCGGTTGGCTGGAGCCGCTGCAGGATACGGTCCTGACTGATGATGTGCGGAAACAGCTGCCGCAGGGCTATATGAAGGATATGCTGACCTCAAGCAAAGGTGATCTGATCGGCGTCCCCAGCTACACCGGTTATCTTGGCCTGTGGGTCGATCAGAAGAAGCTCGATGCCGCAGGCATGACTTCCATTAACAACGAAGAAGACTTTGTGAAATTTCTGAAAGCGACGACCAAAGACGGTCAGTACGGATACGGCGGCTCCTGGGAAAAGACGTATGTCTTCAACGAAATCGCGACCTTCGTCAATCTGTTCGGCGGCGATTACTTTGACTGGAGCAATGAAGGCAGCCGCAAGGCAGTCAAATTCATGTACGACATGGCCAATACCTGGAAGGTCACACCAGTGGATCAAATTGCGGACAAATATGAACAGATGAACCAGAAGTTCATCGACGGCAAATATGCTTCCGTCTTCATGTGGGGGACCGGTACGGATTACAAGCAGGCGAACCGCTACGGTGAAGATCAGATCCATATGATCAATATGCCGGAATTTGCGAAACGGAGTATCTTCACGGATTCCTGGAGCTATGTCCTGAACTCGGCTTCCAAGAACAAGGATGCTGCCATTAAGTTCCTGAAATATGCCGCCAGTGAAGACGGTGAATTGAACGGCTGGAAGAACTTTGACCGCTATCCGGCCAGAGCGGATGTTGCGGCCCAAGAAGAGGTTGCCGGAGACATCAAGACTATTTACAGCGAGATCCAATCGACCAACGAGGTGCATGGGCGTCCGATGCTGCCGCAGACGATGGAGTTCATCTCCGAGATGGGAACGCTGTTTCAGAACTACATCCAGGACAAAATTACGCTGGATGATTTCTGCAAAAAAGCACAGGAAGCCGTTGAACGTTACAAATAATCAGGGCCATTTCCCGGCAGCACAAGCAGGCTGATCTGTAGATGCCTGCTTGTGCCGCCCCTATTCTACGGATATGGCTAACCTGCGAGGAAGGTGCATTTCATGTATGCCAGCAAAAAATATTGGATGATTGCCTGGATTCTTGTACTGCCGGCGCTGCTGATCCGGATCTTCACGACCATATATCCCATTATCGAAACCTTCCATATCAGCTTGTTTGAGGTCAAACTGCTGCAGGGCATCCGCAGGTTTGTCGGCTTGGATAACTATGTTCAGCTTTTCCACGATTCGAAAATGATTACCTCTATCCGGTTTACGGCCATTTTCGTTGTGGGATCGATGATTGGCCATATTGTGCTCGGAATCATCCTGGCGCTAATTCTCAATATGAAATTCAGCGGACAAAAGGTGCTCCGAACCATCGTGCTGCTTCCCTGGGCCATGCCGATGGTCGTGATCGCGATGGCGTCCAAATGGGCCTTCAACAATGAATATGGTCTGATCAATGACTTTATCCGCCGGTTCGCCCCTTCCTTCAATCTGGACTGGTTGATCTACACCAATACAGCCCGCAGCGCCGTAATCGCCGTGGACCTATGGAAGGACCTGCCCTTCTTCGCCATTCTGGTGCTGGCCGGTCTGCAATTCATCTCCTCGGACATGTATGAGGCCGCCAAAATTGACGGAGCCGGAAGCATCCGCTCCTTTTTCAGTATCACGCTTCCGCTTATTTCCAGGAACATTCTGATGCTCAGCATATTCTTTACCATGTGGCGCATCACTTCCTTTGATGTTGTATACGCGATGACAAGCGGCGGGCCGGGTGAGAGCACCGCACTTATTGCCTACCGGGTAACCACCGAAGCGTTTACGAATCTGAATACCGGCTACGCCGCTTCGATTGCCGTCGTGCTGTTCCTGGTGATGGCTGTACTCAGCGGGCTCAGTATGTCGGCAGCCAAACGCGTAGACTATTAAGGAGCGATATCCTATGATCCCCAAAAACTCCAGATCTGTGCCGCTGACCCTGACCATATGGGGATTGGCTGCCATTGTCGCATTTCTTATTCTTTTTCCGCTGTGGTGGATCTTTATTTCTTCCATTACACCGGCCGGAGAGCTATTCTCCAAACCGGTCAAGTACTGGCCGGCCCATCCGACCTTGGACAGCTACCGTTATCTGATCAAGAATGTTGGCCTGTTGCCCAAAATAGGAAATACCGCAATTATTGTGGGGCTATCCATCCTGATTGGTATGGTCATCTCCGTCATGGCTGCCTTCAGTTTTGCCCGTTTCCGCACCAGAGGATTATCCATTGCCGTCGGCTTCCTGCTGGCCTCCATGCTGATTCCCGATGTGGTGACCGCGCGGCCGCTGTATGATTTTCTGCGCAGCGTTCATTTATACGATACGTATACCGGCCTGATCATCCTGTATATCAGCGGTATTCTTCCGTTCACCATCCTGATTCTGCAGAACTATCTGAATGATATTCCGGTCTCCATCGAGGAATCCGCCTCTATTGACGGCTGCGGCTTTTTCCAGTCGATGTTCTATGTGACGATTCCGCTCCTGAGACCGGCGCTGGCAACAGTATGTATCGTCAACTTTATTACCTGCCTGAACAATTTCTTCACACCGCTGTTCTATTCCAATGGCATCTCTGTGCTCTCAACAGCTATTACACAGTTGCCTCTTAGAGACAATATGTACGCGGTGCCCTGGGATCTGGTTAGTGCTATGGGCTGGATCATCATTCTGCCCATCATTATATTCGTCGCCATCTTCCAGAGACAGATCATGGAAGGCATTATGGCCGGCGGCGTCAAAGGCTGATTACCGAGAGGAGAAGAACAAATGAATATCAACCCGTTCCAGGGAGGACTGTCGTCGCTCCCTCTGATCAAGACCGGCAGAAGCCGGGCCATTAACGCAGAGAATCCGCACGGTGAAAAAGGAAAAGGAGGGATGGCCTCCGGCCCTCTCGGCCCCTCCCGCAAAGGCTCGCCCTGTATCCGGGATGTGGCGCCCGGGGCAACTGTAACGCTGGCTGAGATCAGCGGCCCTGGCATTATCGAGCACATCTGGATTACGGTGACTGATCATACCGAAGCGGATACTTTTGTTCTGCGCGATCTGGTGCTGCGCATGTATTGGGACGATGAGACGGAGCCTTCCGTTGAGAGCCCGCTGGGCGATTTCTTCTGCAATGGCTTCGGGAGAGGCTGCACCGTCAATTCCCAGCCGATCGTTGTCAATCCGACAAGAGGATTCAACTGCTATTTTCCGATGCCGTTCCGGAGCAAAGCCAGAATTGAAATCGAGAACCAGCATGAAGCGTCAATTCCTGCCTTCTTCTACCAGATTGATTATTGCCTGCATGACGAGCTGCCTGAAGATACGGCTTACTTCCACGCGCAATGGAAGCGGCAGCGGATCACGGATAAAGCGGAGGATTATATCATTCTCGACAACGTCAAAGGCCGCGGCCAATATGTCGGAACCTACATGGCACTTACCACGCTGGAGCGCTACTGGTGGGGAGAGGGCGAGATCAAGATGTATATCGACGGCGATAAGGAGTATCCGACCATCTGCGGCACCGGCACTGAGGATTATTTCGGGGGTGCCTGGAGCTTTGCGACTCAAAAGGACGGCAAGACGATCGAGAACACGTACTGCACGCCATACATGGGCTATCCCTACTATTCCAGCCATGACGAGGCCGTCCATAATCCGTACCACAATGACGATGCGCCGCCCATGCGTGGATTTTACCGCTGGCACATTCTGGACCCCATCCGGTTCCAGGAGGATCTGAAGGTTACCATTCAGCAGATCGGCGTGTATAAAAAGGGGCTGTTCGAACGCCAGGATGACGTGGCATCGGTCGCCTATTGGTATCAGACTGAGCCGCATCAGCCTTTCACACCGCTGATGGGCAAGGAGGAACGCTGGCCGCGCTAATAAGCGCGGCAGCAGGAACAACGGCTTGTTTCCTCTTTGGGGGGATGGCGTTTATACTGGATGTGCAGCCATCTTGATTGACGAAGGGATATGCCATGAAGCTTAGATCCATGATCTTGACTGCCCTTGTGCTGGTCCTGGCCGTTATTGGCACGGCGTGCCGGGGGAACAATAACCAAGTCGTGAATGACTCCGGCCCGGCAGGTGCGACCGCAGAGCCGGCCCCTACACTCAAGATCTTCAATTTCAAGGTCGAAATGGCCGAGCAGCTGGACACCCTGGTCAAGCGGTATCAGGAGGAGACCGGCGTGAACATTGAAGTTGATACCTGCGGCGGCGGCTGTGATTATAGTGCGGGACTTAAGACAAAGTTCAACTCCGGTGATAAGCCCGACATTTTTTTTGTGGCAGGCTACACCGATCTCGAGTTGTGGCAGGAGTATCTGGAAGATCTGTCCGACCAGCCATGGGTAGACGATATGCTTGATTTGGCCAAGCCGGCTATTACGAAGGACGGCAAGATTTACGGGATGCCGCTCGCCCTGGAAGGCTGGGGCTTCATTTATAACAAGGACCTGTTCCGCCAAGCTGGCATCCATTACACTCCCGCCACGCTGACGCAGCTGCGGGAAGCGGCCGCTAAGCTTAGGGCGGCCGGCATCCGTCCTTTTGAGAACGGCTATGCCGAGTGGTGGATTCTGGGGAATCATCTGCTTAACACCGCATTCGCCCAGCAGCCAGATCCGCTTGCATTTATTGAACGGGTGAAGAATGGCAGCGCCGCTCTGACAGACAATACGATATTTAAGCAATGGACGAACCTGATAGATTTGACCGTCGAGTACGGCCAGCCCAATCCGCTGCAGACGGATTATTACACACAGGTTGCTAACTTTGCGAACGGACGCGCCGCCATGATGCAGCAGGGAACCTGGACGCAGCTGCAGCTCGACAAGCTCCACCCGAACCTCAATATCGGATTTCTGCCGATGCCGATCAACGATGATGCCCAGGCTATGAACAAGCTTCCTGTTGGCGTTGCGAATTATTGGGTGGTGCTGAAGAACTCAAGAACAGAGGAAGAAGCCAAAGCCTTCCTGCGGTGGCTCGTATCTTCCCGCACCGGCCAGGCGTTCATCGTGGATGATGCCAAGCTCATTCCGGCGTTCAAGAGCATTCCGGCAACTGAAGCTAAGCTGGGTCCCCTGTCCGGGGAGATTCTGTCCTACATCAAGGAAGGCAAGACACTCCCCTGGTTATGGCAGCTGTACCCCGGCTACGAAGCGAACACCTGGCAAATGGCCACGCAGATCCAGTCGTATATCGGCAAGAAGATCGGGAAAGAAAAAATGCTTCAGGAATTCCAGAACATCTGGGACGACATGTCGGCAAAAGAAGCAAGCGAATAGCAGAGCCGCAAAAGGGAGATCAACAGCTGTTTATCGCTGCTAATCTCCCTTTTTGTAACCCAATCGTTGGTACGTTAGCCCAAACGGTGTGATTTCAATGCTATTGATTCCGGGCAACTCACGTTGATGATCCTATACCGGAAATTTTCTACACTCTCATGCAGAAAGGCTTCCAGCTTACGCGGCTCTCTGCCGAGCAAGCGCTGCACAGTGTCATTTGGACGTTCTGGAACTACCGTAGCCATGGATTGAATTTCCACAACATGGTTCGCAAGCCAAGGAGGCATATGCCCGTGTTCGATAAGATTACGGAGTAGTTCCTGGGGTTCCAAGTTGATGTAACTGATTGGCCGATTAAGCAGAGCGGATAGCCGATCCGCGATCTGAGGATAGCTGACAATCTCTGAACCCGTAAGCGTATATACTTGGCCGGACACCTCAGGGTTAGTTAGAGCTTCTGCGGCAACATCTGCGATATCGCGGCAGTCAATGAAGTTACATGGTGAATTGCCCATAGAGCCGAAGAAAACATTTTGGGTTGTAATTGTTGGGGCAAAGCGCATTATGTTTTGCATGAACGCATAAGGCCGCAACACGGTGTGGGTGAGACCTGATTCCCTCAGCGCATTCTCGATTTCTTGATGCCAGCCCGCGACTGCTACGGGAGCGCTCTGCTCAAAGGCAGGGCTGGATATTTTCACGATGTGTTTGATTCCAGATTCGCCTGCAAGCTGAATGATTGAAGTTTCCCATTCGATTTGTCTTGGACTGTTGGACAGGGCGAGGAAGAGCTGGCTGGCACCTGTAAAGGCGCGGCGCAGCGATTCGGGGTCAGCAGCATCTGCCCATGCGACCTCGATAGCCGACCGGCCTTTTTCTCCGATCTGATTACGCAGCTTCTCCGGCTCTCTGCTCAGAGCCCTGGCGGGCACACCAAGATCAATCAAACGTTCCACAAGCGCACGGCCTATCGTACCTGTTGCTCCCATAATAACTATCATTTTTTCATTCTCCTTTTGGATGACAATTTAGTTGCGGCGGTAAGACGCCACCGCCATATCACTATCGTGCTTGCTATGAATCCGGACAACGGGAAGTCGATCCAGATGCGGTCGGCCCAGGCCAAGTGAATGCCCGGCATCATAATGTCTAGTACACCGGATGTCACCCATGCCGCGCATAGGCCACACAAGGACCCGGCTAATGCGAACCCTCCTACCACAACCAAGTGAGGTGCGCCTAGAACCCATCGCATATCGCCCACTCGGCTGCGTAACAAAAGGCCCATCAGCAAGGCCATCAGGGCCGATGCACCGCCGATTGTGGTCAATGCCCCTATTTGAAGCCCCCTGTCAGCAGTGATCAGCCCCCCAATACTTGCCATGATGGCAGGAGCAGCATAGGCCATTACAACTTCACGCCATAATACCAAGGCCTTATTCCTGGAACCAACCGTCTTGATACCGTAAGCATCATCGGTCTGATTCGGGTATTTTATCTGGTTCATTTCGTTGCTCCCTTCTTTCTTTGAGATCATTCAATTTCATGGCTTTCAGCGAAATATAATTAGGTACCTAACTATATGGGAGTAAAAATAGGCTAGCATTACTAGCCCATTCTACTCATTACTGATGTTTCATTGCGGTTTCGAGCCTGGTTCGTTCGTAAGTGCAGCGATGCCCTGTGTAACCCGGCCCAGCAAGTCGAGAAATACGCTGCGCTCATCGCTACTGAGTAAGCCCACCATGGCTTCCAGCCAGGCGAAATGCTCAGGAGCCATTTCACGTAGCTTCTTATCTCCTTCTTCCGTCAAAACAACCGATCTCTGACGGCCATCTTCTGAGCTTAATCGCCTGGATACCAGGCCATCACGTTCAAGAGTGTCGATCAGACCCGTCACTGTAGCACGTGTAACGCCTAAATGCTCCGCTAATTGCGAAGGCAACTCTTCTCCTTCGTTATCCTCAAGATCGGCCAATACACGATATCGGCCTGTGGATAAGCCGAATCTGGAGAAATGAACCTCGGAGGCATGCCCAAGCTGGGCCCCAGCTGCCATTAGCCTAGACGCGACAAGTATAGCTTGTGCGTCAATGTCGAGGTTATAGCGGTCAATCTGACGCTTGGATTGTACAAGGGAGGGAATAGCCTCCATGTCATTTAATTTATTATTCTTGTTGTTCATACATGTAGTATGGCACCTAACTACTTTGGTGTCAACCTGCTATTTGCAGGACTCAATCGTATATTACATTCTTCCCTTCTTCAGTTAGTTTTTTTAAAGACAGGAGCATATGATTGATTTCTTCATCGGAATGTCTTTCCCATGAACTTAATTCCGCTAATATCTTCAGAGGGGATTTAGACCGGTATGAACGTGTTGGGTTTCCGGGAAATCTTTTATCAGTCAAATTCGGATCATTCTCGAACTCACCTACGGGCTCCACAATATAAATTCTCTCTTTTGAATTTGAGTTGGATTTTGCTAATTCAGCCCCCCATTTAGCAGCGTCTAACGTTGCCGTAAAATAGATATGATTCGATTTTTTATCCTGATAATTGGATAAATACAAGGGTTCAAGCAAGTCTCCTATTTTCAATTCTGCTTTCGTCCCATGGAAGAACGGACCTGGATCTAAGATGTTTTTGTTGTCATTCATATAGGCACACCCCTTTAGGTTTTGACTTTCGTATAAGAGTATAAGGCTACAGGGGCGCAAATTGTAGTCTATAAAAAAATTCCAAATCCGGTTATAATATAAGTAGAGAGTTATATATTTAGCACCGGAGCTTCAACCTTTTCGCTGTCTGTAACGGCAAATTGTCAGCTTGATTGGATATAAACGATATAGCGGAAATTTTCAATGGCCTTGATCATTCGGGAGGGAACTCTACCCAGGTGATTATAAAAACTGAACGGAAACTTAAAAACATGTCCAAAATCCCAGTCATGATGGGCATAATCCCTAGACCAATATTCATATTCAATCGGCAGCCATTCGGACCGTTCTGCGCGGGCGAAGTCCTCTTTTAAAATAGCTGACATGGCCGAGATCGAACAGAATATTCAACGCATGCGAGAAGGTCAGCATATGGCCTATTAAATCGTGATGAGCTTCCGCTCTATAAATGGTACGAAAAGAAGACAATTCAGTTAATATGAATGCTGACAGCTGCCCGGCATTCACAATATCGGGAAAATGATCGTTCTGATCAATCTCCAATCTCCTCACATCGGACACGGAATACCCGAGCCAAGATCTCCCGGGGATAGACTTGTCGAAAGAACGAATCAATGTGGAGATTCCCAGGATTTCATCCTTCGTCCCCCATCCCCCCAGCTCTTGAATGGCCAACAAGCTTAGCGCCGCATAGATCACATTGTGTCCGACCCAATGCAGCTCA is a window of Paenibacillus sp. FSL H3-0469 DNA encoding:
- a CDS encoding response regulator, with protein sequence MKVLIVDDETDVRDSIRLLVQWEDYQITDVLEACDGAAAMELIRSEQPEIIFTDMKMPNVDGLTLLQWIGEHAPESKRIVISGYDDYTYIRKTMRHGGLDYLLKPINRNELLEALRNAVDTWRKDDEARRLNIRRDVEINKTLPMYWDKMLSGVVSQPDGYSIVADELQASFEWSAVRECQLVMLISDPLPRIVLEKFGRNIDLLYFLMLNICNEVIGPSRNGYAFKHADPNYGILLLLTGDFGGNSRKLTAINEALYRVLGARFHFACSGRVSFPQDIHTGFQQMLQTALSVSFVGPGTWIHSYDDIPAATSDKRIVLADYSSSISAAIHKGEERQIKGAVANWIQAIGQLHAVTWEQLKYWRYEFEMLRSHLLQDTDRTAGESARNSSQWLFPVGTDGRLSLEEWQREWTNACLEIAEVLKDSRIREYNVIHSIKQYIDLNYMHDLSLQEIASQFFLSREYVSRRFKQVFHENQSDYLERVRIENAKILLTNQQYKIASIAERVGYPDSRYFSKIFSKLTGMTPREWRKEAGGEDGGE
- a CDS encoding histidine kinase, whose protein sequence is MKFRRSIRYKLSMFLMVAILLPITASILISYFYTRHSLKEDAIRENSNTVRQGTTSLSNLLSGMNSISLYVYNNIQMPNSLYNILNRGYSDFLVEINIYSGLHAIEQSAKDIQQVYLYSDLTHQSWLLINGYLKRTAGNAGLDGHFLQPVDKNDPYMEPPHPSHNYGMEEFPYSPSNTVFTIHRPVYRAPLKERVGIVSIDFKLDGFRNIMNMLYDKGEENIYLLDDTGTVIYASEESQIGQKPSYAWLEHARYSYGSGHFYWQENGGFQGIVVFERFELFGRTWIVAKQIPDSYLYNNASRVLRMNVLVLITFLVISVAATLYVSLKLTTPIKKLTESIRRIKLGKLQFDGDSERSDEVGVLGSAIKNMVDTIDNLIMRELRLELANKDNQLKALQAQINPHFIFNTLQSIGSVALHNKVPKIYELTSSLGLMMHYTMNTEESVVPLAKEIAHVEAYLELQKQRFKEHLHYTIDIAEPSALELLVPKMILQPLVENCFKHGFESMQNAEIDIKLESGEDGLTLSIRDNGQGISPENLERLKQRMMQEASGGTVGGSIGLINVISRLSLFFNDEAGVSIGQVQPSGFYVVIRIPQRKDGRLYESTDRG
- a CDS encoding extracellular solute-binding protein yields the protein MKRFWSLFLTGSLTIAVALSGCSGNNSKANETAAGTQDGGNAGKDEITLYTIQSTNPKFQDWLKEAEEKSGVKINWVAAPTDSDTRQQKVSTILSSGDNTVDILEINDEMATSFKNAGWLEPLQDTVLTDDVRKQLPQGYMKDMLTSSKGDLIGVPSYTGYLGLWVDQKKLDAAGMTSINNEEDFVKFLKATTKDGQYGYGGSWEKTYVFNEIATFVNLFGGDYFDWSNEGSRKAVKFMYDMANTWKVTPVDQIADKYEQMNQKFIDGKYASVFMWGTGTDYKQANRYGEDQIHMINMPEFAKRSIFTDSWSYVLNSASKNKDAAIKFLKYAASEDGELNGWKNFDRYPARADVAAQEEVAGDIKTIYSEIQSTNEVHGRPMLPQTMEFISEMGTLFQNYIQDKITLDDFCKKAQEAVERYK
- a CDS encoding sugar ABC transporter permease; this translates as MYASKKYWMIAWILVLPALLIRIFTTIYPIIETFHISLFEVKLLQGIRRFVGLDNYVQLFHDSKMITSIRFTAIFVVGSMIGHIVLGIILALILNMKFSGQKVLRTIVLLPWAMPMVVIAMASKWAFNNEYGLINDFIRRFAPSFNLDWLIYTNTARSAVIAVDLWKDLPFFAILVLAGLQFISSDMYEAAKIDGAGSIRSFFSITLPLISRNILMLSIFFTMWRITSFDVVYAMTSGGPGESTALIAYRVTTEAFTNLNTGYAASIAVVLFLVMAVLSGLSMSAAKRVDY
- a CDS encoding carbohydrate ABC transporter permease — its product is MIPKNSRSVPLTLTIWGLAAIVAFLILFPLWWIFISSITPAGELFSKPVKYWPAHPTLDSYRYLIKNVGLLPKIGNTAIIVGLSILIGMVISVMAAFSFARFRTRGLSIAVGFLLASMLIPDVVTARPLYDFLRSVHLYDTYTGLIILYISGILPFTILILQNYLNDIPVSIEESASIDGCGFFQSMFYVTIPLLRPALATVCIVNFITCLNNFFTPLFYSNGISVLSTAITQLPLRDNMYAVPWDLVSAMGWIIILPIIIFVAIFQRQIMEGIMAGGVKG
- a CDS encoding glycoside hydrolase family 172 protein; the protein is MNINPFQGGLSSLPLIKTGRSRAINAENPHGEKGKGGMASGPLGPSRKGSPCIRDVAPGATVTLAEISGPGIIEHIWITVTDHTEADTFVLRDLVLRMYWDDETEPSVESPLGDFFCNGFGRGCTVNSQPIVVNPTRGFNCYFPMPFRSKARIEIENQHEASIPAFFYQIDYCLHDELPEDTAYFHAQWKRQRITDKAEDYIILDNVKGRGQYVGTYMALTTLERYWWGEGEIKMYIDGDKEYPTICGTGTEDYFGGAWSFATQKDGKTIENTYCTPYMGYPYYSSHDEAVHNPYHNDDAPPMRGFYRWHILDPIRFQEDLKVTIQQIGVYKKGLFERQDDVASVAYWYQTEPHQPFTPLMGKEERWPR
- a CDS encoding ABC transporter substrate-binding protein, which gives rise to MKLRSMILTALVLVLAVIGTACRGNNNQVVNDSGPAGATAEPAPTLKIFNFKVEMAEQLDTLVKRYQEETGVNIEVDTCGGGCDYSAGLKTKFNSGDKPDIFFVAGYTDLELWQEYLEDLSDQPWVDDMLDLAKPAITKDGKIYGMPLALEGWGFIYNKDLFRQAGIHYTPATLTQLREAAAKLRAAGIRPFENGYAEWWILGNHLLNTAFAQQPDPLAFIERVKNGSAALTDNTIFKQWTNLIDLTVEYGQPNPLQTDYYTQVANFANGRAAMMQQGTWTQLQLDKLHPNLNIGFLPMPINDDAQAMNKLPVGVANYWVVLKNSRTEEEAKAFLRWLVSSRTGQAFIVDDAKLIPAFKSIPATEAKLGPLSGEILSYIKEGKTLPWLWQLYPGYEANTWQMATQIQSYIGKKIGKEKMLQEFQNIWDDMSAKEASE
- a CDS encoding SDR family oxidoreductase, whose amino-acid sequence is MIVIMGATGTIGRALVERLIDLGVPARALSREPEKLRNQIGEKGRSAIEVAWADAADPESLRRAFTGASQLFLALSNSPRQIEWETSIIQLAGESGIKHIVKISSPAFEQSAPVAVAGWHQEIENALRESGLTHTVLRPYAFMQNIMRFAPTITTQNVFFGSMGNSPCNFIDCRDIADVAAEALTNPEVSGQVYTLTGSEIVSYPQIADRLSALLNRPISYINLEPQELLRNLIEHGHMPPWLANHVVEIQSMATVVPERPNDTVQRLLGREPRKLEAFLHESVENFRYRIINVSCPESIALKSHRLG